The following are encoded together in the Candidatus Methylomirabilota bacterium genome:
- a CDS encoding AMP-binding protein, with product MSVHAFTVYDMIARGASVYGDAPAVIQGDRPLSFREFRRRIDALAEGLAALGIGKGERICILAQNHPAYLELYGACARQGIIAYPINWRLTEQEVERVMERAAPQMMVADASTLSV from the coding sequence ATGAGTGTGCACGCATTCACGGTCTACGACATGATCGCGCGCGGCGCGTCCGTGTACGGCGACGCGCCCGCCGTCATCCAGGGCGACCGCCCCCTGTCGTTCAGAGAATTCAGGCGTCGGATCGACGCGCTCGCCGAGGGCCTGGCGGCCCTGGGCATCGGCAAGGGCGAGCGTATCTGCATCCTGGCGCAGAACCATCCCGCGTATCTCGAGCTGTACGGCGCCTGCGCGCGCCAGGGCATCATCGCCTATCCCATCAACTGGCGATTGACCGAGCAGGAAGTGGAGCGCGTGATGGAGCGCGCGGCGCCGCAGATGATGGTGGCCGACGCGTCGACGCTCAGCGTC
- a CDS encoding ABC transporter ATP-binding protein, with protein MLTLNNVEVVYDNVILVLKGVSLEVRDGGITTLLGANGAGKTTTLKAISGVLRTERGEVTKGSIELNGERIDRVPAYDMVKRGVAQVFEGRRVFEHLSTEENLIVGAHIQSDRQRVAGGIERVYQYFPKLRDRRSVQAGYLSGGEQQMLVIGRALMSDPRVILLDEPSLGLAPMLVEEIFEIVARLNRDEQLTVLLVEQNAALALAIAQHGYVMENGRIVLDGPATSLRDNADIKEFYLGLTEVGARKSYRDVKHYKRRKRWLS; from the coding sequence ATGCTGACGCTCAACAACGTCGAGGTCGTCTACGACAACGTCATCCTCGTGCTCAAGGGGGTGTCGCTCGAAGTGCGTGACGGGGGCATCACGACGCTCCTCGGCGCCAACGGCGCCGGGAAGACCACCACGCTCAAGGCTATCTCTGGGGTCCTTCGAACCGAGCGCGGGGAGGTGACCAAGGGCTCGATCGAGCTCAACGGCGAGCGGATCGACCGCGTGCCGGCCTACGACATGGTCAAGCGCGGCGTGGCGCAGGTCTTCGAGGGGCGCCGCGTCTTCGAGCATTTGAGCACTGAGGAGAACCTCATCGTCGGCGCCCACATCCAATCCGACCGCCAGCGGGTCGCCGGCGGGATCGAGCGCGTGTACCAGTACTTTCCGAAGCTCAGGGACCGCCGCTCGGTCCAGGCCGGCTATCTCTCGGGGGGCGAGCAGCAGATGCTCGTCATCGGGCGCGCGCTGATGTCCGATCCTCGCGTCATTCTGCTCGACGAGCCGTCGCTGGGCCTCGCGCCCATGCTCGTCGAGGAGATCTTCGAGATCGTCGCGCGGCTGAACCGCGACGAGCAGCTCACAGTTCTGCTGGTCGAGCAGAACGCCGCCCTTGCCCTCGCCATCGCCCAGCACGGCTATGTCATGGAGAACGGGCGGATCGTGCTCGACGGTCCCGCGACCTCGCTGCGCGATAACGCCGACATCAAGGAGTTCTACCTGGGATTGACCGAGGTGGGTGCCCGGAAGTCGTACCGGGACGTGAAGCACTACAAGCGTCGCAAACGCTGGCTGAGCTAG
- a CDS encoding ABC transporter substrate-binding protein has product MRRSLIVLLMVVIGSMGALGGASPAAGQEIVIGVQCDRTGATQIVGTVLCPGFHDYIALVNSKGGVEGRKIKALEIDHEYKVPPAVESYERHKKEGAVTMAVYGTPQIYALAAKLTEDRIPGTSPGFGSAAAADGIRYPYIFPIAATYWSQGAAAVDFVKKQMMGGSLKGKKIAFIFYDNPAGREPIEVLEDLATLEGFQLKIFAVPPPGVEMGAQVLDIAQRYRADAVIAHLFGGAPAVSIKEFKRVGYPLNKVVSFVWGSAEANIDAAGGFAAAEGYYTMQFAGVGTDYPVLNEIREMYKKEGKPAPKEMASTVFYNRGVLIAALHVEAIRNALKAKPDGKITGVDTKAGFEKISGFTLGGLVPPLKITPTDHEGGGLVQIWQVKGGKFVKVTEWYSAYTDVVAKHIKAAAAK; this is encoded by the coding sequence ATGCGACGCAGCCTGATCGTTCTGTTGATGGTGGTGATCGGTTCGATGGGGGCCCTTGGGGGCGCCTCGCCGGCGGCAGGCCAGGAGATCGTCATCGGCGTGCAGTGCGACCGGACGGGAGCCACACAGATCGTGGGGACCGTCCTGTGCCCCGGCTTCCACGACTACATCGCCCTCGTGAACTCCAAGGGCGGGGTCGAGGGCCGGAAAATCAAGGCCCTCGAGATCGACCACGAGTACAAGGTGCCCCCGGCCGTTGAGTCATACGAGCGCCACAAGAAGGAGGGCGCGGTGACCATGGCCGTTTACGGCACGCCCCAGATCTACGCTCTCGCCGCCAAGCTGACCGAGGACCGGATCCCCGGCACGTCGCCGGGCTTCGGCAGCGCCGCCGCCGCCGACGGCATCCGATATCCCTACATCTTCCCCATCGCCGCCACCTACTGGTCGCAGGGCGCGGCGGCGGTGGACTTTGTGAAGAAGCAGATGATGGGCGGGAGCCTCAAGGGAAAGAAGATCGCATTCATCTTCTATGACAACCCCGCCGGGCGCGAGCCGATCGAGGTGCTCGAGGACCTTGCGACCCTGGAAGGCTTCCAGCTCAAGATCTTCGCCGTGCCGCCCCCGGGGGTGGAGATGGGCGCCCAGGTGCTCGACATCGCCCAGCGCTACCGCGCGGACGCCGTGATCGCGCATCTCTTCGGCGGCGCCCCCGCGGTGTCGATCAAGGAGTTCAAGCGCGTGGGCTACCCGCTGAACAAAGTCGTGTCGTTCGTGTGGGGCTCGGCGGAGGCGAACATCGACGCCGCCGGCGGCTTCGCCGCGGCCGAGGGGTACTACACGATGCAGTTCGCAGGTGTCGGAACCGACTACCCGGTGCTGAACGAGATCCGAGAGATGTACAAGAAGGAGGGCAAGCCGGCGCCGAAGGAGATGGCCTCCACCGTCTTCTACAATCGCGGCGTGCTCATTGCCGCGCTGCACGTGGAAGCCATCCGCAACGCGCTCAAGGCCAAACCGGACGGGAAGATCACCGGGGTCGATACGAAGGCCGGCTTCGAGAAGATCTCCGGCTTCACCCTCGGCGGGCTCGTGCCGCCGCTCAAGATCACGCCGACCGACCACGAGGGCGGCGGGCTCGTCCAAATCTGGCAGGTGAAGGGCGGCAAGTTTGTGAAGGTCACCGAGTGGTACTCGGCGTATACCGACGTCGTGGCCAAGCACATCAAGGCGGCCGCCGCCAAGTAA
- a CDS encoding branched-chain amino acid ABC transporter permease, with amino-acid sequence MIHRECGVLKTSYEADMAFYPLPIARWTVAVLAVLFFAVIPLALHEYYLSVANLVWIAVIGALGLNILVGYTGQISIGHGAFMSVGAYTAANLATRLDSPWPVNLLAGGLMAAAVGAVVGIPSLRIKGLYLAIATLAGQLIIEWTINHVTFISGGVQASISVPRPRLGSMVLSSQRDMYYFLLVFVVLAIVGTMNLVRSRVGRAFIAIRDQDIAAEIIGIDIFRYKLLAFAVSSFYAGVTGVLYTYFLGIANYEQFQIGVSIDYLAMIIVGGLGSVLGSIFGAIFITLLPIVIRLTMESFGGLFFAPQTVLNLIPNLRLMLFGALIIFFLVVEPDGLNRLWRNIRNYFRIWPFAY; translated from the coding sequence GTGATCCATCGTGAGTGCGGAGTCCTCAAGACCAGCTACGAGGCGGACATGGCGTTCTACCCGCTGCCCATCGCCCGGTGGACGGTGGCCGTCCTCGCCGTGCTCTTCTTCGCGGTCATCCCGCTGGCGCTGCACGAGTACTACCTGTCCGTGGCCAACCTCGTCTGGATCGCCGTCATCGGCGCGCTCGGCCTCAACATCCTGGTGGGCTACACGGGGCAGATCTCGATCGGCCACGGGGCGTTCATGTCGGTCGGCGCCTACACCGCGGCGAACCTCGCCACGCGCCTCGACTCCCCATGGCCCGTCAACCTCCTCGCGGGCGGGCTCATGGCGGCGGCAGTGGGAGCCGTGGTCGGCATCCCCTCCCTCCGCATCAAAGGTCTCTACCTGGCCATCGCGACCCTCGCGGGCCAGCTCATCATCGAGTGGACCATCAACCACGTGACGTTCATCAGCGGCGGGGTGCAGGCCTCCATCTCCGTCCCGCGGCCGCGCCTGGGCTCGATGGTGCTCTCCAGCCAGCGCGATATGTACTACTTCCTGCTCGTCTTCGTGGTCCTCGCCATCGTGGGAACCATGAATCTCGTGCGCAGTCGCGTGGGGCGCGCCTTCATCGCCATCCGCGACCAGGACATCGCCGCCGAGATCATCGGCATCGACATCTTCCGCTACAAGCTTTTGGCCTTCGCCGTCTCGTCGTTCTACGCCGGCGTGACCGGCGTGCTCTACACCTACTTCCTCGGCATCGCCAACTACGAGCAGTTCCAGATCGGCGTGTCCATCGACTACCTGGCCATGATCATCGTCGGAGGGCTCGGCTCCGTCCTGGGCTCGATTTTCGGTGCCATATTCATCACCCTGCTGCCCATCGTCATCCGTCTCACCATGGAGTCCTTCGGTGGCCTGTTCTTCGCTCCGCAGACCGTGCTGAACCTCATCCCCAACCTCCGCCTCATGCTGTTCGGCGCCCTGATCATCTTCTTCCTGGTCGTGGAGCCGGACGGGCTGAATCGCTTGTGGCGGAACATCCGGAACTACTTCCGCATCTGGCCGTTCGCGTACTGA
- a CDS encoding branched-chain amino acid ABC transporter permease — MSDDFGFFLLLLSNGVLVGLMYALIALGFVLVYKATDAINFAQGEFVMIAALVVAGGLAAGGMPLWLAISLGLASMVAFGFALERVVLRRLIGRPVVAVVMATIGLASILRGIGPSTLGAGTKTLPLPIREAPFIVGPLFIPPIQLLGAAVSLTFLSAFGWFFMKSRKGIAMRAVADNQQVAMAMGINVERYFGLAWAMTGMVSALGGIIWGNLLGVDVNLSLVGFKVFPVVILGGLDSIPGAIVGGLIVGIVENIAAGYVDPYVGGGTKDFIPYVLMIVALMVRPYGIFGKRIIERV, encoded by the coding sequence GTGTCTGACGACTTCGGCTTCTTTCTGCTCCTGCTCTCCAACGGGGTCCTCGTCGGGCTGATGTACGCGCTCATCGCGCTGGGCTTCGTGCTCGTCTACAAGGCGACCGACGCCATCAATTTCGCCCAGGGCGAGTTCGTGATGATCGCGGCGCTGGTGGTCGCGGGGGGCCTCGCCGCGGGCGGGATGCCGCTCTGGCTGGCCATCTCCCTCGGCCTCGCGAGCATGGTCGCCTTCGGCTTCGCGCTGGAGCGGGTGGTCCTGCGCCGGCTGATCGGTCGCCCGGTCGTGGCCGTGGTCATGGCCACCATCGGGCTCGCCTCCATCCTGCGCGGTATCGGCCCGTCCACCCTCGGCGCCGGGACCAAAACGCTGCCGCTGCCCATCCGCGAGGCGCCGTTCATCGTCGGCCCGCTCTTCATCCCGCCGATCCAGCTGCTCGGCGCGGCGGTGAGTCTCACGTTTCTATCCGCGTTCGGCTGGTTCTTTATGAAGTCCCGGAAAGGCATCGCCATGCGCGCGGTCGCCGACAATCAGCAGGTGGCCATGGCCATGGGCATCAACGTCGAGCGCTACTTCGGCCTGGCGTGGGCGATGACGGGAATGGTATCCGCCCTGGGCGGCATTATCTGGGGTAACCTGCTGGGGGTCGACGTGAACCTCTCCCTGGTGGGCTTCAAGGTGTTCCCGGTGGTGATCCTGGGAGGGCTCGACTCCATCCCCGGCGCGATCGTCGGCGGCCTCATCGTGGGCATCGTCGAGAACATCGCCGCCGGCTACGTGGACCCGTACGTGGGCGGCGGAACCAAGGACTTCATCCCGTACGTCCTCATGATCGTTGCGCTGATGGTCAGGCCGTACGGCATCTTCGGCAAGCGCATTATCGAGAGGGTGTGA
- a CDS encoding AMP-binding protein, translating into MLLQRNARDFRDRPAIREKDRGIWQTYTWSEYHSNVRDFAHGLAALGFKRGEKLSVIGDNRPRLYWAQVAAQALGGVSVPVYQDSIAGELAYVWQHAEVSVIVAEDQEQVDKILGLKDQLPALRLVIFDDPRGMGHYRHDWLKAFPDVEALGREFEKAHPGYFEREVDAGRPDDVAMIAYTSGTTGNPKGAMLTHANAVETARIFMRAEDVRPDDEWLSYLPMAWVGDAIYSLVLSLAVGFCCNCPESPETVQRDLRELGPTTLLAPPRIWENMLTSVQLRSADATPLKRWVFERSRAVAERAEILRSDGNPVPAGLRLLCALGEFFVYRPIRDQLGLRRARWCYTGGAPLGPETFRFFRAFGVNLKQVYGSTEVSALVSIQPDSEANPTTVGKPCPGIEVKIGDKGEVLIRGAGVFKGYFKSPDATREVIDADGWFRSGDAGFVDPRGHLVIIDRAKDVGAMADGTPFAPQFIENKLKFSPYVREAVAFGDGRPSVCAMIAIDSNTVGNWAERHRVPYTSYMDLSQKPEVRELIREELLKGNATLPDSTKVRRFLLLTKDLEADDAEMTRTRKLRRSFIAEKYAAVTDALYSGKDEVELSTVVTYEDGRQATIHSRVRLEDVEKVPARV; encoded by the coding sequence ATGCTGCTGCAGCGCAACGCTCGAGACTTCCGCGATCGCCCCGCCATCCGGGAAAAGGACCGCGGGATCTGGCAGACGTATACGTGGAGCGAGTATCACAGCAACGTGCGCGACTTTGCCCATGGCCTGGCGGCCCTCGGCTTCAAGCGCGGCGAGAAGCTCTCCGTCATCGGCGACAACCGGCCGCGGCTCTACTGGGCGCAGGTGGCGGCGCAGGCGCTGGGCGGCGTGTCGGTGCCCGTGTACCAGGACTCGATCGCGGGCGAGCTCGCCTACGTCTGGCAGCACGCGGAGGTGTCCGTCATCGTCGCCGAGGACCAGGAGCAGGTGGACAAGATTCTTGGACTCAAAGACCAGCTGCCCGCCCTCCGCCTCGTGATCTTCGACGACCCGCGGGGCATGGGCCACTATCGGCATGATTGGCTCAAGGCCTTCCCCGACGTGGAGGCGCTGGGACGGGAGTTCGAGAAGGCGCATCCGGGCTACTTCGAGCGGGAAGTGGACGCGGGCCGGCCCGACGACGTCGCCATGATCGCGTACACCTCGGGCACGACTGGCAACCCCAAGGGCGCGATGCTGACCCACGCCAACGCCGTCGAGACGGCACGGATCTTCATGCGCGCCGAAGACGTCCGGCCCGATGACGAGTGGCTGTCGTACCTGCCCATGGCCTGGGTCGGCGACGCCATCTACTCGCTCGTGCTGAGCCTGGCGGTCGGCTTCTGCTGCAATTGCCCTGAGAGCCCGGAAACGGTCCAGCGCGACCTGCGCGAGCTCGGGCCCACGACGCTCCTGGCGCCTCCGCGCATCTGGGAGAACATGCTGACCTCCGTGCAGCTCCGGTCGGCCGACGCCACGCCGCTCAAGCGCTGGGTGTTCGAGCGCTCCCGCGCCGTGGCCGAGCGGGCCGAGATCCTCCGCTCCGACGGCAACCCGGTGCCGGCGGGGCTGCGCCTGCTCTGCGCGCTCGGCGAGTTCTTCGTGTACCGGCCGATCCGCGACCAGCTTGGCCTGCGTCGCGCGCGCTGGTGCTATACGGGCGGCGCGCCGCTCGGGCCCGAGACGTTCCGCTTCTTCCGGGCCTTCGGCGTCAACCTCAAGCAGGTCTACGGCTCGACAGAGGTCTCCGCGCTTGTCTCCATCCAGCCCGACAGCGAGGCCAACCCGACCACGGTCGGCAAGCCGTGCCCGGGAATCGAGGTCAAGATCGGTGACAAGGGCGAGGTGCTGATCCGGGGCGCCGGGGTGTTCAAGGGCTACTTCAAGTCGCCCGACGCCACGCGAGAGGTCATCGATGCCGACGGCTGGTTCCGTTCGGGCGACGCCGGGTTCGTCGATCCGCGCGGGCACCTCGTCATCATTGACCGCGCCAAGGACGTGGGAGCCATGGCGGACGGCACGCCCTTCGCGCCCCAGTTCATCGAGAACAAGCTCAAGTTCAGCCCGTACGTCCGGGAGGCTGTCGCCTTCGGCGACGGGCGGCCTTCCGTGTGTGCCATGATCGCCATCGACTCGAACACGGTCGGCAACTGGGCCGAGCGGCACCGCGTGCCGTACACGAGCTACATGGATCTCTCGCAGAAGCCGGAGGTGCGGGAGCTCATCCGCGAGGAGCTGCTGAAGGGCAATGCGACGCTGCCGGACTCGACCAAGGTGCGGCGGTTCCTGCTGCTGACCAAGGACCTCGAGGCCGATGACGCGGAGATGACCCGCACCCGCAAGCTCCGACGCAGCTTCATCGCCGAGAAGTACGCCGCCGTGACCGACGCGCTCTACTCGGGCAAGGACGAGGTGGAGCTTTCCACGGTCGTGACGTACGAGGACGGCCGGCAGGCAACCATCCACTCGCGCGTCCGGCTCGAGGACGTCGAGAAAGTTCCCGCTCGTGTCTGA
- a CDS encoding ABC transporter ATP-binding protein, whose protein sequence is MSNQLEISEVSKAFGGVQAVARVSLDVRQGEILSIIGPNGAGKTTLLNMISGFYHPDVGRILLDGADLTHLKPSRVAELGVARTFQNIALFRGMTVLDNLMLGRHVRMKSGVLASFVYWGLAQKEEVAHRRRVEDIIDFLKIQDLRRQPTGSLAYGLQKRVELGRALALEPKLLLLDEPMGGCNHEEKEDMARFVLDVNQEWGTTIILIEHDMGVVMDISDRVAVLDMGQKIAEGTPDEVKANPRVIKAYLGDTKVREEADRG, encoded by the coding sequence GTGAGCAACCAGCTCGAGATCAGCGAGGTGTCCAAGGCGTTTGGCGGCGTCCAGGCCGTAGCCCGCGTGAGCCTGGACGTGCGGCAGGGTGAGATCCTCTCCATCATCGGGCCCAATGGCGCCGGCAAGACCACGCTGCTCAACATGATCAGCGGGTTCTACCATCCCGACGTGGGGCGCATCCTGCTGGACGGCGCCGACCTGACGCACCTCAAGCCCAGCCGCGTCGCAGAGCTGGGCGTGGCGCGCACCTTCCAGAACATCGCGCTGTTCCGGGGCATGACGGTGCTCGACAACCTCATGCTCGGGCGGCACGTCCGCATGAAGTCGGGCGTGCTCGCGTCCTTCGTCTACTGGGGGCTGGCCCAGAAGGAGGAGGTCGCCCACCGGCGGCGCGTGGAGGACATCATCGACTTCCTGAAGATCCAGGACCTGCGCCGGCAGCCGACCGGGTCCCTCGCCTACGGGCTCCAGAAGCGCGTGGAGCTGGGGCGCGCGCTCGCGCTCGAGCCCAAGCTCCTGCTCCTGGATGAGCCCATGGGCGGCTGCAACCACGAGGAGAAGGAAGACATGGCGCGATTCGTGCTCGACGTCAACCAGGAATGGGGCACGACCATCATCCTGATCGAGCACGACATGGGGGTGGTGATGGACATCTCGGACCGCGTCGCGGTGCTCGATATGGGTCAGAAGATCGCCGAGGGCACGCCGGACGAGGTCAAGGCCAACCCGCGCGTCATCAAGGCCTATCTCGGCGACACGAAAGTGCGCGAGGAGGCCGACCGTGGCTGA
- a CDS encoding ABC transporter ATP-binding protein has translation MSDTPSPLLAVNNIEVIYDHVILVLKGVSLAVPDGGIVALLGANGAGKSTTLKAISGLLRTERGDVTKGSIEFMGESIRRKDPSEVVRRGIVQVMEGRHVFEHLTVDENLLTGAYTQADGRAIRRDLDLVYTYFPRLRERRGVRSGYVSGGEQQMVAIGRALMARPKLMLLDEPSMGLAPMLVQEIFDIVSRLNREEGVSVLLAEQNVSMALRFADYAYVMENGRVVLDGDRKAISENEDIKEFYLGLSGVGQRKSYRDVKHYKRRKRWLS, from the coding sequence GTGAGCGACACGCCCTCGCCGCTGCTGGCGGTGAACAACATCGAGGTGATCTACGATCACGTGATCCTCGTGTTGAAGGGCGTGTCGCTCGCCGTCCCCGATGGGGGCATCGTCGCCCTCCTCGGGGCCAACGGCGCCGGCAAGAGCACCACGCTCAAGGCCATCTCGGGCCTGCTCCGGACGGAGCGTGGCGACGTGACCAAGGGGAGTATCGAGTTCATGGGCGAGAGCATCAGGCGGAAGGACCCCTCCGAGGTGGTGCGGCGCGGCATCGTGCAGGTCATGGAGGGGCGTCACGTCTTCGAGCATCTGACCGTGGACGAGAACCTGCTCACCGGCGCCTACACCCAAGCCGATGGCCGTGCGATCAGGCGTGACCTGGATTTGGTGTACACGTACTTCCCGCGCCTGCGGGAGCGGCGGGGCGTCCGCTCCGGGTATGTCTCCGGCGGCGAGCAGCAGATGGTGGCCATCGGACGGGCCCTCATGGCGCGTCCGAAGCTCATGCTGCTGGACGAGCCGTCGATGGGCCTGGCGCCCATGCTCGTGCAGGAGATCTTCGACATCGTCAGCCGGTTGAACCGGGAGGAGGGCGTATCGGTGCTCCTGGCCGAGCAGAACGTCTCCATGGCGCTCCGCTTTGCGGACTACGCCTACGTCATGGAGAACGGCCGGGTGGTCCTCGACGGCGACCGCAAGGCGATCAGCGAGAACGAGGACATCAAGGAGTTCTACCTCGGGCTCTCGGGCGTCGGCCAGCGCAAGAGCTACCGCGACGTCAAGCACTACAAGCGCCGGAAGCGGTGGCTGTCGTGA
- a CDS encoding ABC transporter substrate-binding protein, translating into MALIGLLALAVMLGPLASVVPAQQAQGIFVPLLVYRTGPYAPSGIPIANGFVDYFTLVNERDGGINGVKLVWEECETQYDTKQGVECYERLKAKNPVLVNPYSTGITYQLIPKAAVDKVVVFSMGYGMTAAADGRWFPWVFSFPTTYWSQASAVIRYIGQQEGGLDKLKGKKIAHIYHNSPYGKEANPTLEELAKKYTFELTLLAVDHPGQEQKATWLQVRRLNPDWIFLSGWGVMNQVAVKEAASTGFRMDHLIGNWWSANDSDVVPAGEGAKAYKGATFHHPGTNFRVFQDIVKHVYDKGKGAGKKEDMGAPLYNRGVANAMFSVEAIRTAMGKYGNKVLTGEQVRWGFENFNLTEQRLDQLGMKGFTRPIKVSCEDHEGNGPVLIQQWNGQKWQVVSEWLAPMRDVVRPKVEQAAIEEGKKLNYTQRDCSKEK; encoded by the coding sequence ATGGCGTTGATCGGCCTGCTGGCCCTGGCGGTCATGCTCGGGCCCTTAGCCTCCGTCGTGCCCGCGCAGCAGGCGCAGGGTATTTTCGTTCCGCTGCTAGTCTACCGGACTGGTCCGTATGCGCCGAGCGGGATCCCGATCGCGAATGGGTTCGTGGATTACTTCACGCTGGTCAACGAGCGGGATGGCGGCATCAACGGCGTCAAGCTCGTCTGGGAGGAGTGCGAGACCCAGTACGACACCAAGCAGGGCGTCGAGTGCTACGAGCGGCTGAAGGCAAAGAACCCGGTGCTGGTCAACCCGTACAGCACGGGCATCACCTACCAGCTGATCCCCAAGGCCGCGGTGGACAAGGTCGTCGTCTTCTCCATGGGCTACGGGATGACCGCCGCGGCCGATGGGCGCTGGTTCCCCTGGGTCTTCAGCTTCCCGACGACTTACTGGAGCCAGGCGTCCGCCGTCATCCGCTACATCGGCCAGCAGGAGGGCGGGCTCGACAAGCTCAAGGGCAAGAAGATCGCCCACATCTATCACAACAGCCCCTACGGCAAGGAAGCCAACCCGACGCTCGAGGAACTGGCCAAGAAGTACACCTTCGAGCTGACGCTGCTTGCCGTGGACCATCCCGGTCAGGAGCAGAAGGCGACGTGGCTCCAGGTCCGCCGGCTCAATCCCGACTGGATCTTCCTGTCGGGCTGGGGCGTGATGAATCAGGTCGCGGTCAAGGAAGCCGCGTCCACCGGCTTCAGGATGGACCACCTCATCGGCAACTGGTGGTCGGCCAACGACTCCGACGTCGTCCCCGCCGGCGAGGGTGCCAAGGCCTACAAGGGCGCGACATTCCATCATCCGGGCACCAACTTCAGGGTCTTCCAGGACATCGTCAAGCACGTCTATGACAAGGGCAAGGGCGCCGGGAAGAAGGAGGACATGGGCGCGCCGCTCTACAACCGCGGCGTCGCCAACGCGATGTTCTCCGTCGAGGCGATCCGCACCGCGATGGGCAAGTACGGCAACAAGGTGCTCACGGGCGAGCAGGTCCGGTGGGGGTTCGAGAACTTCAACCTGACGGAGCAGCGGCTCGACCAGCTCGGCATGAAGGGCTTCACGAGGCCGATCAAGGTCTCCTGCGAGGACCACGAGGGCAATGGCCCCGTGCTGATCCAGCAGTGGAACGGCCAGAAGTGGCAGGTCGTCTCGGAGTGGCTCGCGCCGATGCGCGACGTCGTCCGCCCGAAGGTCGAGCAGGCCGCCATCGAGGAAGGCAAGAAGCTCAACTACACGCAGCGCGACTGCTCGAAGGAGAAGTAG
- a CDS encoding branched-chain amino acid ABC transporter permease translates to MIYRETGQFKSSYASDQAIFPVVQDRIFVLLVVAAAFLVPPLAANDYWLQAVLIPFLIYALAALGLNLLTGYAGQVSLGTGGFMAVGAYSAFKFSTSFPGLNIIVVFLLSGLIAALVGVVFGVPSLRIKGFYLAVATLAAQFFLIWLFNKVPWFVNYASSGTITAPTRTVLGVMVTGPQSTAGARYVVALGLVAVFALIAKNLVRGRVGRSWMAIRDRDIAAEIIGVRPLRTKLLAFAISSFYCGVAGAEFVFLYLGSAETLAFDINLSFLVLFMVIIGGLGSVLGSFLGAGFIVLVPIFLTNVPHLIGLSLPVALQKQMELMVFGALIIFFLIVEPNGLARLWQITKEKLRLWPFPH, encoded by the coding sequence GTGATCTACAGGGAGACCGGACAGTTCAAGAGCAGCTACGCCAGCGACCAGGCCATCTTCCCGGTCGTGCAGGATAGGATCTTTGTCCTGCTGGTGGTCGCCGCGGCGTTCCTGGTGCCACCGCTCGCCGCGAACGACTACTGGCTGCAGGCCGTTCTCATCCCGTTTCTCATCTACGCCTTGGCGGCGCTGGGGCTGAACCTCCTCACGGGATACGCGGGGCAGGTGTCGCTGGGCACGGGCGGATTCATGGCCGTCGGCGCCTACTCGGCGTTCAAGTTTTCGACCAGCTTCCCCGGGCTCAATATCATCGTTGTCTTCCTCCTCTCAGGCCTCATCGCCGCCCTCGTGGGCGTCGTGTTCGGCGTGCCCAGCCTTCGAATCAAGGGCTTCTATCTAGCAGTGGCGACGCTTGCGGCCCAGTTTTTCCTCATCTGGCTCTTCAACAAGGTGCCGTGGTTCGTGAACTACGCCTCGTCCGGCACCATCACCGCGCCGACGCGCACCGTGCTCGGGGTCATGGTCACCGGACCCCAGTCGACGGCCGGGGCGCGGTACGTGGTGGCGCTCGGTCTCGTCGCAGTGTTCGCCCTCATCGCCAAGAATCTGGTGCGCGGGCGGGTGGGGCGGTCGTGGATGGCCATTCGCGACCGGGACATCGCCGCCGAGATCATCGGCGTGCGTCCCCTGCGCACCAAGCTGCTGGCTTTCGCCATCAGCTCGTTCTACTGCGGCGTGGCCGGCGCCGAGTTCGTGTTCCTGTACCTCGGCAGCGCCGAGACGCTCGCCTTCGACATCAACTTGTCGTTCCTGGTGCTGTTCATGGTCATCATCGGGGGCTTAGGGAGCGTGCTCGGGTCGTTCCTTGGCGCGGGCTTCATTGTGCTCGTCCCGATCTTCCTGACCAATGTTCCCCACCTGATCGGGCTGTCGCTGCCGGTGGCCCTGCAAAAGCAGATGGAGCTGATGGTCTTCGGCGCTTTGATCATCTTCTTCCTGATCGTCGAGCCGAACGGGCTCGCGCGGCTGTGGCAGATCACGAAGGAGAAGCTTCGGTTGTGGCCGTTTCCCCACTAG